In Littorina saxatilis isolate snail1 linkage group LG8, US_GU_Lsax_2.0, whole genome shotgun sequence, a single genomic region encodes these proteins:
- the LOC138972964 gene encoding prostasin-like: MSNAVGESGLGGSTLGESTWGESALGQSEVDQSANGTSAIGVSDVAFQNQTATAVGENDAAPKHLSSTAPPAADPLQRNHKIAAGAVGSVALVAVLVVCLVLGLSGSESGDDGDSKPQRSSSNDYGVSESTCKGSVSPYRGSKEEGWLVTVQVQMGNAKTLCGGSVIGTKYILTAASCIPQKLVDSNGFVTAASSNQIGSIKVSNKDSDLAVDVAFVHAGFNPDLKYPWHDIALLRLKETIPSPDPVCLPASNLTAPSKCTFLQRGQASPASSSDAMRLNLNVYNHTKCLDFKNFDKNYEPFFDDSVLCTNSEPDQGGICYGDTGSPVLCHAPASGGKAESALSQFGIVSVMPTKSPCGVVPGYVTYLTNVPYYRAWLSDLAMPALEGVTTSGKVLDCYSKGCGTIIKASKPFPDNVKSYVCNIYAAYMLCEKKKGKEGMRRCAPTVIPKYLVRGEGFDPVTLSRTKLNDFFDLWRQDHTKCSDTSVSP; encoded by the coding sequence ATGTCCAATGCAGTTGGAGAGAGTGGACTTGGAGGGAGTACATTGGGAGAGAGTACATGGGGAGAGAGTGCACTTGGACAGAGCGAAGTTGATCAGAGTGCAAATGGAACGAGTGCAATTGGAGTGAGCGACGTTGCATTCCAAAATCAAACAGCAACGGCAGTTGGAGAGAATGACGCTGCACCCAAACATCTTTCATCAACGGCGCCGCCCGCAGCTGACCCGCTGCAGCGGAACCACAAAATCGCCGCCGGGGCCGTAGGGAGTGTCGCGCTAGTAGCCGTGCTGGTTGTCTGTCTCGTTTTGGGACTGTCAGGGTCAGAAAGTGGTGACGATGGTGATTCTAAGCCACAACGATCAAGCAGCAATGACTACGGTGTGTCCGAGTCCACGTGTAAAGGCAGCGTGTCCCCCTACCGTGGATCTAAAGAAGAGGGCTGGCTGGTCACTGTTCAGGTCCAGATGGGCAACGCTAAAACGCTGTGTGGGGGTAGTGTCATCGGGACGAAATACATCCTCACTGCAGCCAGCTGCATCCCACAGAAGCTGGTGGATAGCAATGGGTTTGTGACTGCAGCATCTTCAAACCAAATTGGCTCTATCAAGGTCAGCAATAAAGACTCTGATTTAGCTGTGGATGTTGCATTCGTTCATGCGGGGTTCAACCCAGACCTGAAGTACCCGTGGCACGACATCGCGTTGCTGCGTTTGAAGGAGACGATCCCTTCCCCCGATCCCGTGTGTCTGCCTGCCAGCAACCTGACCGCCCCCAGCAAATGTACCTTCCTCCAACGGGGGCAGGCAAGCCCAGCCAGTTCCTCGGACGCGATGCGGTTGAACCTCAACGTGTACAACCACACCAAGTGCCTGGACTTCAAAAACTTCGACAAGAATTACGAGCCGTTTTTTGACGACAGCGTCCTCTGCACCAACAGCGAACCGGACCAGGGCGGCATTTGCTACGGGGACACCGGGTCTCCCGTGCTGTGCCACGCCCCGGCAAGTGGGGGCAAGGCGGAGTCTGCTCTGTCCCAGTTCGGCATCGTGTCTGTCATGCCTACCAAGTCCCCGTGCGGAGTGGTGCCTGGCTACGTCACCTACCTGACCAACGTGCCGTACTACCGCGCCTGGCTGTCCGACCTGGCCATGCCGGCCTTGGAGGGCGTGACCACGTCCGGCAAAGTACTGGACTGCTACAGCAAGGGCTGTGGTACGATCATCAAGGCCAGCAAACCCTTCCCGGATAACGTTAAGAGCTACGTGTGCAATATCTACGCCGCCTACATGTTGTGTGAGAAGAAGAAGGGGAAGGAAGGCATGAGACGGTGTGCACCCACGGTCATCCCCAAGTACCTGGTGCGTGGCGAGGGATTCGACCCCGTGACCCTCTCGCGCACCAAGCTCAACGACTTCTTTGACCTTTGGAGGCAGGACCATACCAAGTGCTCGGATACCTCCGTGTCTCCGTAA